A part of Maniola hyperantus chromosome 14, iAphHyp1.2, whole genome shotgun sequence genomic DNA contains:
- the Wbp2 gene encoding WW domain-binding protein 2 — translation MSLNTAHADHGVLIHAGECIILFSDNVVVEFYGNDTQEFKGTKNGRMYLTTHRMIYNSKNNADPLRSFSFPFIALQDVTVEQPMFAANYIKGKVRAQPNGNFIGEVKFKLTFKSGGAIEFGQAMLKAAHLASRHMSADAPPPPYTPPSGPWYAAPPPAYAPPPQGYYGWVPPYNAFPDQPSPNSVFISNSPPPYPGVMGVTYPPGGSFSGAGPNATAQAGGYPGYPGAQANGPVPPPGYPGNGHLPPPGYPGGFAPGAPPMSPNDAKAAEAARSAYYDPNKPQTAYVPPPYDQPPTYQESTSKKEN, via the exons ATGTCTCTAAATACAGCTCACGCAGATCATGGCGTGCTAATCCATGCTGGTGAATG CATAATTTTATTCTCTGATAATGTGGTTGTGGAGTTCTATGGAAATGATACACAAGAGTTCAAAGGCACAAAGAATGGACGAATGTATCTTACCACCCATCGTATGATATATAACTCAAAGAACAATGCTGATCCGCTAAGATCTTTTAGCTTTCCCTTCATAGCTTTACAAgat GTGACAGTGGAACAGCCTATGTTTGCCGCAAATTATATTAAAGGCAAAGTGCGTGCTCAGCCGAATGGAAACTTCATTGGTGAAGTCAAATTCAAGCTGACGTTCAAATCTGGTGGAGCTATAGAATTTGGCCAGGCTATGCTTAAAGCAGCACATCTTG CCTCTCGCCACATGTCGGCcgacgcgccgccgccgccctaCACGCCGCCGTCGGGGCCGTGGTACGCCGCGCCTCCGCCTGCTTATGCACCTCCACCGCAAGGATATTATGGATGGGTGCCTCCATACAAT GCATTTCCCGACCAACCCTCTCCGAATTCCGTGTTTATATCGAACAGTCCCCCTCCTTATCCTGGTGTGATGGGCGTAACTTATCCGCCTGGAGGCAGCTTCTCTGGAGCAGGGCCGAATGCCACAGCGCAGGCTGGCGGCTACCCGGGCTACCCGGGCGCCCAGGCCAACGGGCCCGTGCCGCCGCCGGGCTACCCAGGCAACGGCCACTTGCCGCCTCCGGGATACCCCGGCGGCTTCGCGCCAGGAGCACCCCCTATGTCGCCTAATG ATGCCAAAGCAGCGGAGGCGGCTCGAAGCGCGTACTACGATCCCAATAAGCCTCAGACAGCTTATGTTCCACCACCCTAT GATCAACCGCCGACCTATCAGGAATCTACGtcgaagaaagaaaactaa